The genomic window CGAACGGGTCCAAAACGCCATCGAGTACGCCGAACGCCGCACGCAGGACTACGACCAGTTCGTGCTCAACATCGCGCTCGCGTACGGCGGTCGCTCGCGACTGCTCGAGGCCACCCGCGGGGTCGCCGCCGACGTCGAGGCGGGCGACCTCGACCCCGACGCGATCGATATCGAGGACATCGAACGCCGGCTGTACGACCAGCCGATCCGGGACGTGGACCTGATTATTCGCCCCGCCGGCGAGGAGCGGACCTCGAACTTCCTGCCGTGGCACGCCAACGGCAACGAGGCCGCCGTCTTCTTCTGTACGCCCTACTGGCCGGAGTTCTCGAAAGCCGACTTCCTGCGCGGTATCCGGACCTACGAACACCGACAGGAGTCGTGGCGGCGGACCCGCGCCCGGCGCGCGTTGGCCCTGCTCGGAGCCGTCAGTGAGCCCGAACTCTCCGAGGCTCGCTCGATCGTCGACCGGTTTCGCGACTCGCTGCCCTCCTCGGAACGACCCGACGCTGGAGAACTCGAGGCGAACGACTCGAACAGCCGAATCGCGGACTGATCGGGCCGC from Natrinema versiforme includes these protein-coding regions:
- the uppS gene encoding polyprenyl diphosphate synthase, with product MKRWLRQRVDTAYERLLSREISGAPTHVAVIQDGNRRYARSQGGDAHEGHRAGAETTERVLEWCQDIGVEELTLYTFSTENFDRPDEQNEALFDLLCEKLHEFADADRVHDNGVCIRAIGETQLLPERVQNAIEYAERRTQDYDQFVLNIALAYGGRSRLLEATRGVAADVEAGDLDPDAIDIEDIERRLYDQPIRDVDLIIRPAGEERTSNFLPWHANGNEAAVFFCTPYWPEFSKADFLRGIRTYEHRQESWRRTRARRALALLGAVSEPELSEARSIVDRFRDSLPSSERPDAGELEANDSNSRIAD